The following proteins are encoded in a genomic region of Gadus macrocephalus chromosome 19, ASM3116895v1:
- the il11ra gene encoding interleukin-11 receptor subunit alpha isoform X1 — protein MQSLLFSALCLKLFWILSCRGQSWPTDGVYYGMLGSNVTLACGTSPQRSPVEWRLNQSSTLPWHRVTANGSLVLFNVNQSAKGNYSCHGDQGTTHSIVSLMLGYPPGPLNVSCRVPNHKHVRCSWVSRVKTFLPAQYHAFYWENSSWKLCVVDSTNHHCDIAHPHFWQLNHRLNITEVNPLGAALTRQTIQLHKLLKPDPPAELVVTARSSFPTHLNVSWRYPHSWPQLDFFPLLFQIRYRPHGSTHWAQIESMGTNVVVHDALEGYLHEVQVRAQDEPNADSHWSDWSPLILARPWEAPGTEQPDVSGGTPPTEVYPDETETITSKNRDDAAGEEEKLSLVILLVIFSIVIFIIILSLTVVMCLRQRDQRDRHVTKQEVSSMLKMKAIPL, from the exons atgCAGAGTCTATTGTTTTCTGCTTTGTGTCTGAAACTCTTCTGGATTCTGTCGTGTCGGGGCCAGAGCTGGCCTACtgatg gtgtatattatgggatgttggGGTCCAACGTGACGCTGGCTTGCGGGACGTCGCCACAGAG GTCACCAGTGGAATGGCGTCTCAACCAGAGCTCTACGTTGCCATGGCATCGCGTCACTGCAAATGGCAGCTTGGTGCTGTTCAACGTCAACCAATCAGCAAAGGGCAACTACAGCTGTCATGGCGACCAGGGCACCACCCACAGCATTGTCTCACTGATGCTCGGAT ATCCACCAGGGCCCCTGAACGTATCCTGTCGAGTCCCGAATCACAAACACGTGCGCTGCTCGTGGGTCAGCAGAGTCAAAACCTTCCTGCCTGCCCAGTACCACGCCTTCTACTG gGAAAATTCTTCGTGGAAACTGTGTGTGGTGGATTCCACCAACCACCACTGTGACATCGCGCATCCCCATTTCTGGCAGCTCAACCATCGGCTGAACATCACCGAGGTCAACCCCCTGGGAGCAGCGCTCACCAGGCAGACCATCCAACTGCATAAGCTCT TGAAGCCGGACCCTCCGGCGGAACTGGTGGTGACGGCCCGGTCCAGCTTCCCCACCCACCTGAACGTGTCCTGGCGGTACCCGCACTCCTGGCCACAGCTGGACTTCTTCCCCCTGCTCTTCCAGATCAGATACAGGCCCCACGGCTCCACACACTgggcacag atTGAGTCCATGGGGACTAATGTAGTGGTCCATGATGCGCTGGAGGGCTACCTCCACGAGGTGCAGGTCCGAGCCCAGGACGAGCCTAACGCCGACAGCCACTGGAGCGACTGGAGTCCCCTGATCCTGGCCCGGCCTTGGGAAG ccccAGGAACAGAGCAGCCTGATGTCTCAGGAGGAACACCCCCCACTGAAGTGTATCCAGATGAGACCGAGACCATCACCAGTAAGAACAGA gacGATGCAGCAGGGGAAGAAGAGAAACTCAGTTTGGTCATTCTATTGGTTATCTTCTCCatcgtcatcttcatcatcatcctctccctcaccgTGGTCATGtg TTTGAGGCAGAGGGACCAGAGGGATCGTCATGTgaccaaacaggaagtgagctccATGCTCAAGATGAAGGCCATCCCTCTGTAG
- the il11ra gene encoding interleukin-11 receptor subunit alpha isoform X2 codes for MQSLLFSALCLKLFWILSCRGQSWPTDGVYYGMLGSNVTLACGTSPQRSPVEWRLNQSSTLPWHRVTANGSLVLFNVNQSAKGNYSCHGDQGTTHSIVSLMLGYPPGPLNVSCRVPNHKHVRCSWVSRVKTFLPAQYHAFYWENSSWKLCVVDSTNHHCDIAHPHFWQLNHRLNITEVNPLGAALTRQTIQLHKLLKPDPPAELVVTARSSFPTHLNVSWRYPHSWPQLDFFPLLFQIRYRPHGSTHWAQIESMGTNVVVHDALEGYLHEVQVRAQDEPNADSHWSDWSPLILARPWEAPGTEQPDVSGGTPPTEVYPDETETITSKNRDDAAGEEEKLSLVILLVIFSIVIFIIILSLTVVMQRDQRDRHVTKQEVSSMLKMKAIPL; via the exons atgCAGAGTCTATTGTTTTCTGCTTTGTGTCTGAAACTCTTCTGGATTCTGTCGTGTCGGGGCCAGAGCTGGCCTACtgatg gtgtatattatgggatgttggGGTCCAACGTGACGCTGGCTTGCGGGACGTCGCCACAGAG GTCACCAGTGGAATGGCGTCTCAACCAGAGCTCTACGTTGCCATGGCATCGCGTCACTGCAAATGGCAGCTTGGTGCTGTTCAACGTCAACCAATCAGCAAAGGGCAACTACAGCTGTCATGGCGACCAGGGCACCACCCACAGCATTGTCTCACTGATGCTCGGAT ATCCACCAGGGCCCCTGAACGTATCCTGTCGAGTCCCGAATCACAAACACGTGCGCTGCTCGTGGGTCAGCAGAGTCAAAACCTTCCTGCCTGCCCAGTACCACGCCTTCTACTG gGAAAATTCTTCGTGGAAACTGTGTGTGGTGGATTCCACCAACCACCACTGTGACATCGCGCATCCCCATTTCTGGCAGCTCAACCATCGGCTGAACATCACCGAGGTCAACCCCCTGGGAGCAGCGCTCACCAGGCAGACCATCCAACTGCATAAGCTCT TGAAGCCGGACCCTCCGGCGGAACTGGTGGTGACGGCCCGGTCCAGCTTCCCCACCCACCTGAACGTGTCCTGGCGGTACCCGCACTCCTGGCCACAGCTGGACTTCTTCCCCCTGCTCTTCCAGATCAGATACAGGCCCCACGGCTCCACACACTgggcacag atTGAGTCCATGGGGACTAATGTAGTGGTCCATGATGCGCTGGAGGGCTACCTCCACGAGGTGCAGGTCCGAGCCCAGGACGAGCCTAACGCCGACAGCCACTGGAGCGACTGGAGTCCCCTGATCCTGGCCCGGCCTTGGGAAG ccccAGGAACAGAGCAGCCTGATGTCTCAGGAGGAACACCCCCCACTGAAGTGTATCCAGATGAGACCGAGACCATCACCAGTAAGAACAGA gacGATGCAGCAGGGGAAGAAGAGAAACTCAGTTTGGTCATTCTATTGGTTATCTTCTCCatcgtcatcttcatcatcatcctctccctcaccgTGGTCAT GCAGAGGGACCAGAGGGATCGTCATGTgaccaaacaggaagtgagctccATGCTCAAGATGAAGGCCATCCCTCTGTAG
- the il11ra gene encoding interleukin-11 receptor subunit alpha isoform X4, translating to MQSLLFSALCLKLFWILSCRGQSWPTDGVYYGMLGSNVTLACGTSPQRSPVEWRLNQSSTLPWHRVTANGSLVLFNVNQSAKGNYSCHGDQGTTHSIVSLMLGYPPGPLNVSCRVPNHKHVRCSWVSRVKTFLPAQYHAFYWENSSWKLCVVDSTNHHCDIAHPHFWQLNHRLNITEVNPLGAALTRQTIQLHKLLKPDPPAELVVTARSSFPTHLNVSWRYPHSWPQLDFFPLLFQIRYRPHGSTHWAQIESMGTNVVVHDALEGYLHEVQVRAQDEPNADSHWSDWSPLILARPWEAPGTEQPDVSGGTPPTEVYPDETETITSKNRAGEEEKLSLVILLVIFSIVIFIIILSLTVVMQRDQRDRHVTKQEVSSMLKMKAIPL from the exons atgCAGAGTCTATTGTTTTCTGCTTTGTGTCTGAAACTCTTCTGGATTCTGTCGTGTCGGGGCCAGAGCTGGCCTACtgatg gtgtatattatgggatgttggGGTCCAACGTGACGCTGGCTTGCGGGACGTCGCCACAGAG GTCACCAGTGGAATGGCGTCTCAACCAGAGCTCTACGTTGCCATGGCATCGCGTCACTGCAAATGGCAGCTTGGTGCTGTTCAACGTCAACCAATCAGCAAAGGGCAACTACAGCTGTCATGGCGACCAGGGCACCACCCACAGCATTGTCTCACTGATGCTCGGAT ATCCACCAGGGCCCCTGAACGTATCCTGTCGAGTCCCGAATCACAAACACGTGCGCTGCTCGTGGGTCAGCAGAGTCAAAACCTTCCTGCCTGCCCAGTACCACGCCTTCTACTG gGAAAATTCTTCGTGGAAACTGTGTGTGGTGGATTCCACCAACCACCACTGTGACATCGCGCATCCCCATTTCTGGCAGCTCAACCATCGGCTGAACATCACCGAGGTCAACCCCCTGGGAGCAGCGCTCACCAGGCAGACCATCCAACTGCATAAGCTCT TGAAGCCGGACCCTCCGGCGGAACTGGTGGTGACGGCCCGGTCCAGCTTCCCCACCCACCTGAACGTGTCCTGGCGGTACCCGCACTCCTGGCCACAGCTGGACTTCTTCCCCCTGCTCTTCCAGATCAGATACAGGCCCCACGGCTCCACACACTgggcacag atTGAGTCCATGGGGACTAATGTAGTGGTCCATGATGCGCTGGAGGGCTACCTCCACGAGGTGCAGGTCCGAGCCCAGGACGAGCCTAACGCCGACAGCCACTGGAGCGACTGGAGTCCCCTGATCCTGGCCCGGCCTTGGGAAG ccccAGGAACAGAGCAGCCTGATGTCTCAGGAGGAACACCCCCCACTGAAGTGTATCCAGATGAGACCGAGACCATCACCAGTAAGAACAGAG CAGGGGAAGAAGAGAAACTCAGTTTGGTCATTCTATTGGTTATCTTCTCCatcgtcatcttcatcatcatcctctccctcaccgTGGTCAT GCAGAGGGACCAGAGGGATCGTCATGTgaccaaacaggaagtgagctccATGCTCAAGATGAAGGCCATCCCTCTGTAG
- the il11ra gene encoding interleukin-11 receptor subunit alpha isoform X3 translates to MQSLLFSALCLKLFWILSCRGQSWPTDGVYYGMLGSNVTLACGTSPQRSPVEWRLNQSSTLPWHRVTANGSLVLFNVNQSAKGNYSCHGDQGTTHSIVSLMLGYPPGPLNVSCRVPNHKHVRCSWVSRVKTFLPAQYHAFYWENSSWKLCVVDSTNHHCDIAHPHFWQLNHRLNITEVNPLGAALTRQTIQLHKLLKPDPPAELVVTARSSFPTHLNVSWRYPHSWPQLDFFPLLFQIRYRPHGSTHWAQIESMGTNVVVHDALEGYLHEVQVRAQDEPNADSHWSDWSPLILARPWEAPGTEQPDVSGGTPPTEVYPDETETITSKNRAGEEEKLSLVILLVIFSIVIFIIILSLTVVMCLRQRDQRDRHVTKQEVSSMLKMKAIPL, encoded by the exons atgCAGAGTCTATTGTTTTCTGCTTTGTGTCTGAAACTCTTCTGGATTCTGTCGTGTCGGGGCCAGAGCTGGCCTACtgatg gtgtatattatgggatgttggGGTCCAACGTGACGCTGGCTTGCGGGACGTCGCCACAGAG GTCACCAGTGGAATGGCGTCTCAACCAGAGCTCTACGTTGCCATGGCATCGCGTCACTGCAAATGGCAGCTTGGTGCTGTTCAACGTCAACCAATCAGCAAAGGGCAACTACAGCTGTCATGGCGACCAGGGCACCACCCACAGCATTGTCTCACTGATGCTCGGAT ATCCACCAGGGCCCCTGAACGTATCCTGTCGAGTCCCGAATCACAAACACGTGCGCTGCTCGTGGGTCAGCAGAGTCAAAACCTTCCTGCCTGCCCAGTACCACGCCTTCTACTG gGAAAATTCTTCGTGGAAACTGTGTGTGGTGGATTCCACCAACCACCACTGTGACATCGCGCATCCCCATTTCTGGCAGCTCAACCATCGGCTGAACATCACCGAGGTCAACCCCCTGGGAGCAGCGCTCACCAGGCAGACCATCCAACTGCATAAGCTCT TGAAGCCGGACCCTCCGGCGGAACTGGTGGTGACGGCCCGGTCCAGCTTCCCCACCCACCTGAACGTGTCCTGGCGGTACCCGCACTCCTGGCCACAGCTGGACTTCTTCCCCCTGCTCTTCCAGATCAGATACAGGCCCCACGGCTCCACACACTgggcacag atTGAGTCCATGGGGACTAATGTAGTGGTCCATGATGCGCTGGAGGGCTACCTCCACGAGGTGCAGGTCCGAGCCCAGGACGAGCCTAACGCCGACAGCCACTGGAGCGACTGGAGTCCCCTGATCCTGGCCCGGCCTTGGGAAG ccccAGGAACAGAGCAGCCTGATGTCTCAGGAGGAACACCCCCCACTGAAGTGTATCCAGATGAGACCGAGACCATCACCAGTAAGAACAGAG CAGGGGAAGAAGAGAAACTCAGTTTGGTCATTCTATTGGTTATCTTCTCCatcgtcatcttcatcatcatcctctccctcaccgTGGTCATGtg TTTGAGGCAGAGGGACCAGAGGGATCGTCATGTgaccaaacaggaagtgagctccATGCTCAAGATGAAGGCCATCCCTCTGTAG
- the tmem267 gene encoding transmembrane protein 267 encodes MQGFYSKLDSASSPLLGVALGDGGVAMPLSLAVETEKAQALLQTFSSASLLASAGLGVACVLADHALQLSVLQQQLWLRAGLDNATHALVGLWSWAIVIGLRKRSDVYEVLLAGLLASLIDLDHFYTAGSLSLKAAVSLPHRPPLHCSSLIPVLCLSLRLLMSLARLKDAWCSLPWMLFVSMTTHHVRDAVRRGLWVCPLGNTAPIPYWLYVGTTATLPHLVSVLMYLTGARHVITTKHGVAIDV; translated from the exons ATGCAGGGCTTCTACTCCAAGCTGGACTCCGCCTCCAGCCCGTTGCTAGGCGTGGCCCTCGGGGACGGGGGCGTGGCCATGCCTCTGAGCCTGGCGGTGGAGACGGAGAAGGCCCAGGCGCTGCTCCAGACCTTCAGCTCCGCCTCCCTGCTGGCATCGGCCGGGCTGGGCGTGGCCTGCGTCCTGGCGGACCACGCCCTCCAGCTGTcggtgctgcagcagcagctgtggCTGCGGGCGGGGCTGGACAACGCCACGCACGCCCTGGTGGGCCTGTGGTCCTGGGCCATCGTCATCggcctgaggaagaggagcgacgTGTACGAGGTGCTGCTGGCCGGCCTGCTGGCCTCACTCATCGACCTGGACCACTTCTACACGGCCGGCTCCCTGTCACTCAAG gcagccgtctctctgccccaccgcccccccctccactgctccTCCCTCATCCCCGTGCTCTGCCTCTCGCTCCGCCTCCTCATGTCCCTCGCCCGCCTCAAGGACGCCTGGTGCTCCCTGCCCTGGATGCTCTTCGTCTCCATGACGACGCACCACGTGCGGGACGCGGTGCGCCGGGGCCTGTGGGTGTGTCCGCTGGGCAACACAGCGCCCATCCCCTATTGGCTGTACGTGGGCACCACGGCAACGCTCCCCCACCTCGTCTCGGTGCTCATGTACCTGACCGGGGCTCGCCACGTCATCACCACCAAACACGGCGTCGCCATCGACGTCTGA